Proteins encoded together in one Onychomys torridus chromosome 1, mOncTor1.1, whole genome shotgun sequence window:
- the LOC118577740 gene encoding olfactory receptor 5AN1-like gives MTEGKNITEITQFILLGFSDFPRVIALLFVIFLILYITTLTWNLSLLVLIRMDSHLHTPMYFFLSNLSFIDLCYITSTVPKMLSNFFQEKQTISYVGCIVQYFIFSTMGLSESCLMTAMAYDRYAAICNPLLYSSVMSPTLCARMVLGSYTAGLIGSLSQICALLQLHFCGPNVIRHFFCDMPQLLNLSCTDTFFAQVLLAILTMLFGLTNALAIMISYGYIVLSIMKITSAKGRSKAFNTCASHLTAVSLFYTSSVFVYLSSSSGGSSSFDRFASVFYTVMIPMLNPLVYSLRNNEIRDAVKRLQRKMRCF, from the coding sequence ATGactgaaggaaaaaatattacCGAGATCACCCAGTTCATCCTCCTGGGATTCTCCGATTTCCCGCGAGTCATAGCACTGCTCTTTGTTATATTCCTCATCCTTTACATTACAACACTGACCTGGAACCTGTCCCTTCTTGTTTTAATAAGGATGGATTCCCACCTCCACACTCCAATGTATTTCTTCCTCAGTAATCTGTCCTTTATAGACCTATGCTATATCACCTCAACAGTCCCCAAGATGCTTTCCAACTTCTTCCAGGAAAAACAAACTATCAGCTATGTGGGCTGCATAGTTCAATACTTCATCTTTTCCACTATGGGGCTGAGTGAATCTTGCCTCATGACAGCCATGGCCTATGACAGGTATGCTGCCATTTGTAACCCACTGCTCTATTCATCAGTCATGTCACCCACCCTCTGTGCTCGCATGGTGCTGGGAAGCTACACAGCAGGACTCATAGGTTCCTTATCTCAGATATGTGCCTTGCTGCAGCTCCACTTCTGTGGACCTAATGTCATCAGACATTTCTTCTGTGACATGCCTCAGCTGTTAAATCTATCCTGCACTGATACTTTCTTTGCACAGGTCCTGCTTGCCATATTAACAATGCTGTTTGGGCTTACAAATGCCTTAGCCATAATGATATCCTATGGCTATATTGTCTTGTCCATCATGAAGATCACTTCAGCTAAAGGCAGGTCTAAGGCATTCAATACCTGTGCTTCTCATCTCACAGCTGTTTCCCTATTCTACACCTCCAGTGTCTTTGTCTATTTGAGTTCCAGCTCTGGGGGCTCCTCCAGCTTTGACAGATTTGCATCTGTCTTCTACACTGTGATGATTCCCATGTTGAACCCTTTGGTTTATAGTTTGAGGAACAATGAAATCAGAGATGCTGTAAAGAGGTTACAGAGGAAGATGAGATGTTTCTAA